From the Paenibacillus sp. R14(2021) genome, the window TGAAGACGTTCAACATCATCCATGAACTGGCCGCCGAAACGGCTCAAGGCATCGCCGCGAAGCAGCGCAATCTCCGCCTCGTACATCGGACGCTGCGTTTTGTCTTCCTGGCCGATCCATGGCGTCTCGAGAATAAACGGACGGCCCTTCAAAGCCTCGTGATGCACGATGCTGCGGATCGCATCGTGGCCGATCCAGCCCGCCCCGATCGGAGCATGGCGGTCTTTGCCTGCGCCGCGCGGGTTTTTGCTGTCGTTGACATGCACGACGGCAACCCGGTCTAGGCCGACGATGCGGTCAAACTCATTCAATACGCCGTCCAAATCCCCGACGAGGTCGTAGCCTGCATCGTGCATGTGGCAGGTGTCCATACATACGGTCAGACGATCATTGGCGCCGACTTTATCAATAATCGATGCGATCTCCTCGAAGCTGCGGCCGATTTCCGTACCTTTGCCAGCCATCGTCTCGAGCGCGATATTGACATTCGTTTCTTTGGTGCCGTCAAGCACTTCGTTCAAACCTTCAGCGATTCGGGAGATGCCGTATTGGGCATCTCTGTCCGTATAAGCACCGGGGTGCAAGACAATGTTGCGTACGCCGATCGCATCCGTGCGGCGGATTTCTTCCTGCAGAAAACGCACGGCTAGCTCAAACGTATCCTCTTTATACGAACCAAGATTCACAATATATGGGGCATGCACGACAATCTCGTCAACACCCGCACTGCTCATGGCTGCTTTGCCTTCGGGGATATACAGATCTTCCATCGGTTTGCGGCGCGTGTTCTGCGGAGCGCCGGTATAAATCATGAACGTGCTGGAGCCGTAAGTAGCGGCTTCGTTCGCTGCGGTGAGCAGCCCTTTATCGGAAAATGAAACATGTGAACCGATTTTCAACATGGACTTGTTTCGCTCCTTTCGTTTCAACAACGGCAGCCTGTGACGGGCTGTACCTGTTCAAACGCTTGTCCTACCTATTTTACTAGGAATAGCGAAATAAATCTAGGTTCCGGTATTTGACTGTCGGTTGCGAGAAAAGCGCCTCATCGCTTATAATAGTTACGATTTGCCAGATTGAATCGGCATCCTGTGCAGGTAGAGGTGAATGTAAGCGATGGCTCCAAGTTGGTTTATGTACTTCATTGTGTTCTGGGCTATTGTCATGATTGGTTTCATGTCCATCGGCGGCTATTTCATGTTTCGAAAGTTTCTTAAAGTCCTTCCCATGCGGGACGGCAAATCTAAGCTCGACTGGCAGAACTATTGGGTCGACAGAAGCCGCGGCATGTGGCCCGAGGATTCCAAGCAATTCCTGGATCAGCTTGTTGCGCCGGTACCGAGCGCATTTCGCGATATTGCACGCCATTCCATTGCTGCCAAGATCGCGCAAGTCGCTGTCGAAGGCGGTGCGTCCGAAGTGTCTCGCAGCCATTGTATCGAAGGTTACATACGGGCTACGCCCAAACGCGATTACCGCAGCCTGATTTCGTTCCTGGAAAGAGAACAAATCGATTACTCTCCATACACGCATTTGCTGAATAAATAGCCGCCTCCTGGGCGGCTTTCGCTGTATCTGGAAACCTATGGCCATGCCAGCCATTTTACTCAAAGGGGGAATAGCGATGAAAGCAGCGATTACAGGGGGAACCGGATATGTAGGGAGACTGTTGACGGAAGCGCTGCTGCAGCGGGGCGATGAAGTATGGGTTATCTCCCGTTCCAGCCGTCAGCAGCATGCGAATCATCCGAAGCTTCACTATATGACGTGGTCCCAGTTGAACGATTCGCCGGCTGCCTTGGAGGGGATTGACGCTATCGTTAATCTGGCGGGCGAGTCCATTAACCGGCGCTGGACAGCTGAAGGCAAAGAGGCTATCCTGCAGTCCCGCTTGAAAGCAGCCCATTCGGTCAAGCAACTTGTTGGTTCTTTGGTACAAAAACCAGTCGTCGTCAATGCCTCAGGAATCTCGATTTACGGGACCGATGGCAGCAAGATAAACGATGAATGGAGCCAGGTGGAAGCATCGGATTTCCTCGCATCCGTCGTAGAGCAATGGGAAGCTGCAGCTGACCACATCCCAGCAGAACGTCTAGTAAAGCTGCGAATTGGACTCGTACTTGGCATGAAGGACGGCGCATTCCCGAAAATGCTGCTCCCTTACCGGTTGTGGGCAGGCGGCCGAATGGGCAGCGGACAGCAGTGGATTCCTTGGATTCACGAAGACGATATGATTCGGCTCATTCTGTTCTGCATCGATACCCCGTCGATCAGCGGTCCCGTGAACGCCTGCGCGCCGGAACCGCTGACGAACGAAGATTTCGGACGGACGATCGGTGAAGTCATGGGCAGACCTCACTGGTTTCCTGTTCCGGCTTGGCTGCTCCGAACCGCCCTCGGCGAGCTGTCCTTTCTCCTGCTTGAAGGGTCGAGAGCCGTACCGCGCAAAGCATTGGAGCTGGGATTTACGTTTCGCTATGCGATTCTTCGCGATGCTTTGCGGCAGCTGCTGGGACGAGGATAAGAGCACATCGTGCTAGCAGGCTCCTCCATCGGCAGGGGCCATTTTCTTAGAAAATTCAGGTCTCCCTCAGCCTGCGCGGAAGACATATTTAGGTCCTTCGCCGCCAGCCAGCTGCACCGTATCTTTATCCGCCAGCGCATAAGTCTTATAGGGTACCATTGCGTCGCCGTTCAATGTGCTGCCGTTGCGCGACCCCATATCTTTGACCGACCAGCTGCCATGGCTGCCTGCCAGCTCCAGATGCGCACGGGATATGCCGGATGAAGGATCCACGTAATGAACGCCCTCACTGGAGCGGCCAATGATGAACTGCGCATGCTCCAGGCGGATCTGCTCCATCTGGCCGCCAGACTGACGCTCAAGCCAAGGAAAACTGGCGAATTCAGCCCGTTTACCGTTCTCCCCTCCTCCTAGCAGCACAGTTGCGTCGTTTGCCGCTGCACGCATGCTGGAAGACATTCCACCTACTGAAGCGGAAACCGGAGGAAGGGCCTCCTGAATCCGTTCTTCATCCATAATCGAGATGAATTGCTGGCGGGATTGTTTCCAGTTCAATTGCTGCTGCGAAGGGTTGGCACGGTCTTCTGTCGAGTCATTGCTAAAGCCGCCTTGGTGTAACTGCTGCTTCTTCTGTCTGGACACTTGATCGTTTAAAGGCATGGAATCCGGCACAAAGCCATCCTCTTCATAGGGCCAAGCTTGTTCATCTGTCACTTGCTCATAAGGATCAGTGTTCGCATTCGGTCTTCGCAGCCTTCGAAATATAACCAGTCCGGCAGCACATGTGATCAGTGTCAAGCCGGAGCAGATCAGCATACTAAATGAGGACGGCGAAGCCAGGTAAAGGAATCTCCAAATAACGGCAGTGATTAGAATACAGCCCGCGCCGGTCATCCACCCTGCCTTTGAAGACATTTCCGATCCTTGCTCTGTTTTCTGTTCATCGGTCAGCACAGTTAAAGGCAGTGCAGCCTCCAACGATTGCTCATGCCTATCCTTTAATGCGGTGTTAGCCAGCTTATCGCTGGAAGCAAAGACAGTCTTGCGAGCTTCAGGTCGATCCGCGTGAATGGCATCAACAGCCGAATTACGCTGGACATGCGATGAATCCACTTGATTGATTCCTTCGCGAGCACGGTGATTGACAGCTGATTGAGGTTGTCTGCCGGTGCCTGAGCCTTCATGAAAGCCGGTATCTGCCAATCGTCTTCCGGGTCCATCCGACATCTCTTCCCGATAGCCGGCGCCAAGCAGCGCCAGGAGCGTTTGCCTCAACCGCTCCCATGAAACAAAATCGCCCCGCAAATGCTGAAATACCTGCTGCAGGCCAATTCCATCAGGCTCTTCGATGACGCTTACCCAGCGAATCGCCATAGCCAATACGGCTTCGCCCGCGGAAGCTGCCAGCCGCGGCCCCTGAATTGGCACATACACCAGCGCGATATCATCCCAGCTCTCCCCGACAAAAATATACTGCTCATGCAGCAAAAAACATTCCGTCCGCAGCATGTAATGTCTGCTGTCATCCATAGCTTCCACCACTGCAAGCAGCAGGGTATGGAATTGAAACATCGTCAGCTGCCGGGTTTGCAGCCGATGCTCCAGAATGCGTCTGCCGTTAGTGGGATACCTGAACGTAATGCCGCCGTCAATATCCACCCATTCCACAGGCAGCAGCTTAGGAATTCGCTGGTTCTGCAGCATTTGAATTTCAATGCTGTCGAGCTGCTCCCGCCGAATGCCGGATTCCAAGTCTACGATCATTTCATGGCCGCGCTTCATTGAGTAGTCAATCCGTAGTTGATCCAGAAGCATAATAACCCTCCCCCGTTCATTAAATGAGCATGAAATACAACGCGGTCAGCGCCCCGGGAACCACTGCGATCATAAATGGAAAACGAAGCGCCTTCTTGTTTGCAAAGCTCGTTTCCCAGGCTTGCACCTTCGATTCGGCAATGACGATCGACATCGCGCCGAACAGGAAGCGGCGGCTGAACGAACGGTTGATAAGCAGCATAACTAAACCGAACACCCCGCCGTACAAGATGGCATACATCAATATCTGCAGCACCGGGCCGACTCCGATAACAGCGCCAAGAGCCGCAAAAAACTTGACGTCACCGGCTCCGATCCCCTTCAATAAATAAAGCAGGAGCAGCGGAAACATGCCTGCCGCCGCTCCCAGCAGCGCGCCGACACCTCCCGTTAAGCCGCTCATCGCTGCGTGAACAATGATGCCCGAAGCAAAGAATGCGATATTCAATTTATTCGAGATGATCATCGAGCGGATATCGCTAACCAATGCCGTTCCTATGAACAGAACGGCCAGAATTCCCGCAAAAACGCCCTCCATCAGCTATTCCGTCCCTTCTGTTTTCTTCCGAATATCAAAGTGCCTGGCGGCCGTCGTTCCGTCGCTGGCCGTGACGACAAGCTCCCATACGCCCGGCGTTGTATTGCCGGATACATGCCATGTCCACTCCGCGAACCCGTTGGCATCTGTCACGGCGTCCTGCAGGTTTTTAGCCACACTTTGACCGCTTTTGTAGAGCACCTTAATCGACAAGCTCCGTCCCGGACTCGTCTTAACCACGACTCTAGCTTTATTGCCGGGCCTGACCGGAACCGGCTCGATAAGCACGATTTGAATCGGCTCGTGATCGGGATCTGCCGATTCTCCGCTACCCTGCGCCGGCAGCTTATCCGCGGTCCACACCCGCTCTGCGGCCCGCTCCTTGAGTACAATCGTTCCCTTCGTAAATGGAAAACCCAGCTTGAAGGCATACTCTGCTTCAATCGAGAGAAACGGATCACTGCCATCCTTCAAGTCCGGCAGCGAAAGCTTCGATAGATGCAGCCGTTCAGGATCGAGTACAGCGATGTCCGCCTCATGGCGAAGCATTGGCTCCACGATCGATCGTCCGATTATCGTTGAAGCCGCGTCCTGAGCCGGCTTCCAGTCGCCTTTCAATACTGCCGACAGCAGCGGGCCTGCGGGAGACGGCAGCCAGTTCTCCAATTTGTCGGCTACAAACTCAACTGCGGGTAGCGGTTCACGAACCGGCTTCGATTGCGCTTGATCCGTCGCAGTTTCCTCTTCACCTTCATCCGCCTTATCGTCCGAATGGCGCTTTTGCAGAGCAAGATCGATGGGATGAATATTCGCCGCAGCCTGTTTCACCGTCTGGGAAACGGCGCCGTGAAGCGCCATTTGCACGGTATTCAATCGAATCATGCAAATGAAGAAGATCACCACCATCAGCACGACAGGCAGAACCAGCGCGGCTTCTAGTGCAATGCTTCCTGATTCGCCCTGTTTATTACCCGTAAGAGGAGCCGATCGTCTGCGTTTTTTCATAACGGTTCCCTTTGACCTTTCCTTTCAAGATGCCTGCAGCCGCAAAGCTCCTCACTAGCCCTGGCAAAAACCACAGGTTGACCGATGAAGTGAGCTCCCCCGATAGACCTGTCGCCGTCTGCAGCAAATCTGCTCCCGTATTGTACTCGATAACCGCAATCATGCGCGCCAACCTGCCTTGACCGCCGCTGCCATGAAGTATCAGGAAGATTCGCAAATAATCCGAGTAGGTCAGCTCAACAGGCATGTATTTGGAAAGCTGAACTTTGCCTGTTTCGGCAAGCTTCGCCATATCAGCAATCGACTTCTCCAGACCATAAAGCACGGCCGCCGACAAGACCAGCAGCGGATTGCCGAGCGCGCGGCATGCGATCAGCCCTTCCATCGTGCGGACCGCCACTCGTGCCGCAAACAGTTCTCCGTATGCAGCAGCAACGTTAGCGCCTGGCTCATGGAAGCCGTACAGGATGTATTCCGCTTCCTGGTTGTCCAAAGACAGTGCCTTCGAGAATGCCTCGTTATTGCCCTTGATCGCTTCTTGAAACCATTTCGGATCGAACGTATGGAAGCGATGCACGACATACTCGTTGATGTACAATGGATCCCTAATACGCCCAAGCAAATCCGCCATGCCGCCGAATACGGTCCCCATAGCAGCCATCGAAGATTTCGCTTCTTCACCCGCGCTCGTTGATGTGGCGTCGGCAGCATCCTTCTCCCCATCCGCTTCGTCAGCCAAAGCTTTATTAAAAGCTAAATTTGCATCCGCCAGCTTCTTAACCCGTTCGAAAGCTGCCCGATGTTCCTCCTCGTTCGGCGCGGTTTTCATCCCGTCGATCATCGCTTTGACTTGACTCCATTTGGATTTCGCCGCCGATTCATTGGACTTGCGCTCCGAATCGCTGGACTGCCGCTGCGTAAGCTCTTTCTGTCTGACAGACAGCACTTCACCAGGCTGAGAATAGCGCTTCATATACGTATCGCTTGCTTCTCTTAACCCGGACAAGGCTGCATCCAGCATGCCGGAAGCGCCTCTGGCAGCTATTGCGGATTGCACAGCTTGCTGAAAATTTCCAGCTTGGATGTCAATTCGCTGAAAGCTGTCGTTCTGTTCATTTAAATCCTGCCGGTACTGCTGGAACCATTCCGACTTGATTAGCAGGTTGTCCGCGGACTCCCTAGTCTGTCCAAGCTGGGAAAGCTCTTCGGCGCCCATCGAAGAATTCTCTTGCCCGGCTACGGCCATGCCCCCCAGCCGATCAAAGCCGCCTCCCTCCTCTGATTTGCGCATGCGTGCGACAGCCGCGGTCATGGAAGCATTCCACTGCTCCGCTTCCGACAAGGCTGTCGACGCCAGGCGTATCACCTCCCGGTGGTTCTCCAGCGCAGCGGCCGTGCTAGCTTTCACGGATGCGGAGCCGCCCAACGCCTGGCTTCGATAGGCAGCGATTTCATCGCTGTGCAGCGGCTTCTCGTCTTCATCCAGCATGGCATCGGACTGAAGCCAGCTCTCGTACGCGCCGTAGCCGCCCGCGATGCCGGCTGCGGCTTGGACCGCAGAAGCTGCCTGCGCAGATTGAACGGCGGCTTGCTTCTGCTCTTGCATAACAAGCGCGAGCCGCTTTTCCCGCTCGTCATACATCCGGCGAATGTCCTCGAGCGCATTAACGGTTGCAGCCGCTTCTTTCATGGCCGAACTCATCGGCGCAAAGCGCGAAGCAATCTCGAGCGTAAAATCAATCGGCGCTTTATACTTCATCTCCTCCAGCACCTGGCGGCTGAAAACCTGTTGATTGCCAAGTACCTCGTAACGGTCCACATGAGAAGCTTCGCGCTGGATGCGAAGCAGCCGAAACCCATCCTCCTCTTCGTCCAAATTGTGCTGGATAGCCTGCGTGAACAATTCATTCCGATCCGAGCCGCCTGCTCCGAACAACCCATAACGCTCGTAGAGAGCATCGTCGTATGCAGACAGGGCGGAGCGGATACTGGACTGCGCGGCCAACTCACTCTTTTTATTGAATGCGGCAATTCGTGCGTAATCGATCAGCAGTGACGTAAACAATAGCATCGCCGCAGTTGAAACGATCAAATAGACCGAAACCGTTCCATCGCTTCTGTTCCACAGCCTTGCAGCATGCCGCCATTTCAGAAGAATCCATCCAATCCTATTCATGATCCATGACCTGCCGCCCGCCGAGAATGAGCTGTGCCTGTTTCCTTGTATCATCACCGGCCGAGCCTTTGAATTTCCCCGTGTAATAGCGAACTAAATCCACGTTTCGAATAAGCTCGACGGGGTCCGCAATGGATGCGGAGCCAATCGTTACTGGCTCCGAGTGTCCAAGGAGCAGTTCAAGCGGCCGAATCGTAAGCGGCTGCTCCAGCTTCACCTCGATTCTTTTCTCGATGATTCCTTTACTGCGCGACTCGCCTTGAAATGGAGAAACGACTCTTCCCGCTTCGATGCTCAGCTTAAGGTCGGACAGCGAATCTGGTGCCGCATGCGCTTCATTACCGATTGGATATGCCGCACCGCCTCTGCTCCCATCGCCGCCAAAGCTAAATAAAGTTTGAAGCGCTCCGTTGTCCGTCATCCGCCAATACAAGCCGTCGTACCGGCCGGTCGCTCCCATGCCGCTGACTGGATCTCTTGCGCTGTTGTCCCATCGAAATGCCGTGCGCTCCGCTGTCATGGAAGCCGCATGGTAGATGACAGCCATCTGATACGTGTACATGCTCATCATCAGCAGTGCAATCAGCGCGAAGAATATCACCGGAAACACCATGCTTGCTTCAATCGTGAAGCTGCCGTCTTCCTTTTTAATCAGAGCTTGAATTCGATTACTTACCATTTATTTGTCATCAAAAATTTCGTTCGCTTTGTCGTCCGCACTGCTCATCAAGCCTTGTATGAGGCCGATAATCCAATCCTTGAATAACAGCGCCAATATAATAACGACTGCGATGATGAGAACGACCTCCAATGTGCCAAGGCCCTCTTCATTGCTCCAAAACTTACGAACCGCTTGATTCCACTTTTTCATTTGTCATCTACTCCTTATCGAATAATTAGATTACGGCTATCCCCGCATCATCAGAATGGCGGGAGATGCCACCAAGATCATAAGCACAAAGAAAATACCAACAAGGGGAAATACAAGCTTCGAGGACGCTTCCTCTCCCCTTGATCGGGCAACTGCCTTGCGTTTCTCCCAGAGCGAATAGGACAGCTCCTTAAGAGAAAGCACCAATCGATCGCCGCCGCGTCTGTAATTCAGCAGAAGCGTTGTCGTAAATACAGATACCTCCTGAACGCCGCATCTGCGGTTGAACTTCTCCATCGCCGCCGCGAAGGACTCGCCGTTACGGATGGATTCATTAACCTTGCGAAGCTCCAGCAGCAGCGGCTCCTGTCCTTTCCCGTCCTTCCGTTCCGCGCACCGCACCAGCGCACGCTGAAGCGTCTCGCCGGCTCCAAGCAGCAGCATCAGTTTATTGAGCACCTCGGGAAGCAGCAGTAAAATATCCTGTTTGCGCCGCTCCACTTTGCCGGCGGTGTCCTTCCACTTGGCTGCCGGAATAACGAGTCCAAGCAGCAGCCCGATGCAGAGCATCGTTTGTTCCCCGCTCAGCACGGCCAACCAAGCGCCGGCACACATCGCTGCATAGCCCGCACCAACGGCACCTGCAATAAAGCGATGGGTCGCCCCGGCGGTCCATGTCTCCCCATTCAGAATCAACAGCTTGCCGTGCAGCCCTGCCGTAATCGACTGCGCCCGATCAAGCAGCCCGCTTCGCTGCAGCAATTCCAGGAACGGCTCCGCCAGCCAACGTTCCTTAGCCGCACGCCTGCCGTGGTTCGCTCGCCCACTTATTATCCAGGCATAGCCCCAAATCAACGTCAGCAGCACGCCTGCCGCCAAAGCCGCAATCATAGACGCCTCATCTCCCTACATGCGAATATTCATGATGCGCATCATGATCCAATAACAAAGGCCAAGCGCCAGCAATGCAGCTGACAGCAGCACATAACCGATGCCGCTGTACAGTGGCGCCATGTACTCCGGCGCAGATAGACCTAGAAACGCCAAGAAAATAAACGGTACTGCCATCATGATGCGAGACTCGAATCGTTTCTGGGCAACCATGACGGCGATTTCCTGCTGCACATCCAGCTTCTCGCCTATGATTTGGGAGGTGCGCCGTATAACCTCTACCATGTCTCCGCCTGTGCGCTTGCATGTCGTGAACACATCGGTAAATTGGGTTATGTCTTCGATGCCGGCACGCTGGCTGAAATCAACAAGTCCCTGCTCCAGCGTCTCACCGTAGCCAAGCCGTGCGGCAATGATTTCGAATTCGATGACGATCTCCGTCGTATTGCCTGGGTAAAGCAGCTTCAGATCCTCCTGTGCGGTTATAAACGCATTCTCGACCGAACGGCCTGCCGCGAGCGAAGAAGCGATAGAATACAATGCTTCTTTGAATTGCAGGGCCAGCCGGTGCTTTCGTCGATCCAGAAGCGAGCTGCGGTAGAACTTTGGTGCCGCGATTCCGGCTCCTGCTAGCAGCAGTGCCGCTGCAACTGACCGGTAGAACAAATACGCGGCACCGAACACGAGCAATCCGCCAACGCAGGCAGCCATGGCAAACTGGCGGTTCGTTAATCGATAGGAGGAATAATGCGTTAATCCGTCCGCGGTAATAGGATTGCGGCTGGAACCCGGCCAAGCCAGCCTTTCGAGCCAGTCTCTCCCCTTCTTCTGCTTCTTCATGCCCCTTCTCCTCCGAGCGAACCCGCCATTCCCGCCATGCGCAGCTTCCAGGTGTGCTGCAAGCTGTTCCCGCTGGCTTTCAAGCCGCCAATAACACGGCCGTCTCTTTCCCCTTCTTCTTCGAAACGATAGAGCGGCCGAACGACCACTTCTCCGTCCATGACGCCGGTCACCTCGCAAATCTCCGTTACGCGCCTAGACCGGTCTCGCAATCTGGACAAATGCACGATAATGTCGATAGCCGACGCGATTTGCTGCCTGATAACGGCAACGGGAAGATCCGCACCGCTCAGCGCCATCGTTTCCAGCCTTGCGATCATGTCACGCGCGCTGTTAGAATGGCCCGTCGAAAGCGATCCGTCATGCCCGGTGTTCATTGCCTGCAGCATATCGATGGCCTCTCCGCCGCGCACCTCGCCGACAATAATGCGGTTCGGCCGCATCCGAAGCGAAGCTTTGATCAGCTCGCGCATCGAGATTGCGCCCTTCCCCTCCGTGTTGGCATTACGCGTCTCCATCGATACCAAGTTCGGCACCGTGACGATCTGCAGCTCAGCCGCATCCTCGATCGTAACGATCCGCTCGTCCTCCGGGATAAACTGGGACAATGCGTTAAGAAACGTTGTTTTGCCCGAGCCGGTTCCCCCGCTGATAAAGATGTTGAACTTGGCCTTAACGAGCGTTTCCAGCAATTTGGCAGGTTCCTCGGGCAGAGCGCCAAGTGCGATAAGATCCTTCATGAACAGCGGCTTATCGGGAAATTTCCGAATGGTCATCGTCGGTCCTTTAAGCGCCACGGGAGGCAGTACGATATGAACCCTAGAGCCGTCCCTCAGCCTCGCATCCACGATTGGCGACGACTCGTTCACGACCCGGTTTACGCCAGCGACCACCGATTGGATCAAATCCTCCAGCCGCTCGGCGCTCTCGAAGGCGAACGGAAGCCGCGTCAATCGGCCTTCCCGTTCGACGAATAACTCCTCGTGGCTGTTGATCATAATTTCCGTCACAGCCGGATCGTCCATCAGCGGCTGCATCAGATCCAGCCCCCGAAACGAATGGAACAATCGGCGGACAAGTTTCACCTTCTCGCCTGCCGTCAACGGATGGCTCCCCGCCCATTGAAAAACAACCTGCTCGATTCGGCGCTTCATCTCCTCGTCGGACATCGCGCTATCGAGCTCCAGCTGGCTGCGGACACGCTCCTTCAGCAGCTGAATCGTTTCTTCATCCATGCTCATGCTCCCGTTCCCCGCAAGATGCCAAGCTTTCGGCTTAACGACTCCACGGCGCCCCGATAATGAGGCGCCATCGCCCCTAGCCCGCTCAGGCTTCCGCCGCTCGCCCACTCTTCCACGTAAGGAAGCACCGTAACGTCCCGAGCCTCAATCTCTTCGTATAGGATCCGCTCATGCCCGGCGCCGCCGATTTGAACGAAACAGAATTTCGGCTTCTGTTCTTCGAAAGCCGCTCCGTACTTCTGCTCGCCGTACTTGAGTGCTAATCCGTTCTTGCGCAAGCTGGCCTCATCCGGCGACAGCAGCCAAAGAATACTATGGCTAGCACCAAACACCCCTGCGTGCATCGCATCTAGCCTGGTGTCCAAATCGACAACGATGCAGCCGTATTCTCCCGTACCTGCGATGGCATTCAGCAGCTGCTTTACCTGCTCTGCGCCAAGCGACAGCCGCTCATCGGGATTGCCCGAGGGCGAAATCCCGTCTATGCCTAACGCAGGATGCTTCCTGCGAATGGCCTTGACCGTTGCAGGCCCTTTCTCCGGCTCCGACTGAAGTGAGTAGAGCAGTCGTGCAAAATCATCCCTACCGCCTTCGCCGTCTACAAACGATGCCGCATTCCATTGTTCCAAATTGAGATAAAACACGCCCGCACCGGCGATACTGGCTTGCTGGGCGATCTGCAAGGCAAGCGTTGTTTTGCCGACACCGCCCGAAGCGGAGTAGATGGCTAGGACAGCCGTTTCATGCCGATTTAGAATCGGTCTGTAAACGGCTTGTCCGCTGGCGGCATGAACCGAGGTGAACGCTTGGAGCAGCTGCGGCAGGGGCTGAAACTGAAGCACCTCCGGTTGTGAGCCGGATCCACCGAGGCGCCCGACAAGCGCCGCGGATGGAATCGGCCCCGGCAGCTCTCCAAGCTCTGCCAGCATGTCTGGCTGCGCTGCCAGCAGGTCAATGGAATAGCCGCCTCGAACGAAGCTCCGAAGCGCCGCAGGATTCGTGAATGCCGTCAGCTGCCAGCTTTCGCCGAAGGAAGAATGGCG encodes:
- a CDS encoding deoxyribonuclease IV gives rise to the protein MLKIGSHVSFSDKGLLTAANEAATYGSSTFMIYTGAPQNTRRKPMEDLYIPEGKAAMSSAGVDEIVVHAPYIVNLGSYKEDTFELAVRFLQEEIRRTDAIGVRNIVLHPGAYTDRDAQYGISRIAEGLNEVLDGTKETNVNIALETMAGKGTEIGRSFEEIASIIDKVGANDRLTVCMDTCHMHDAGYDLVGDLDGVLNEFDRIVGLDRVAVVHVNDSKNPRGAGKDRHAPIGAGWIGHDAIRSIVHHEALKGRPFILETPWIGQEDKTQRPMYEAEIALLRGDALSRFGGQFMDDVERLHHFFGKQEIDHRQFVLNVWDVLKNDAKAKKADPREPMDRLYDLVTEHRVLSELSEEAINQRITAWFAGKTLLVNA
- a CDS encoding DUF2621 family protein, whose translation is MAPSWFMYFIVFWAIVMIGFMSIGGYFMFRKFLKVLPMRDGKSKLDWQNYWVDRSRGMWPEDSKQFLDQLVAPVPSAFRDIARHSIAAKIAQVAVEGGASEVSRSHCIEGYIRATPKRDYRSLISFLEREQIDYSPYTHLLNK
- a CDS encoding DUF6382 domain-containing protein codes for the protein MLLDQLRIDYSMKRGHEMIVDLESGIRREQLDSIEIQMLQNQRIPKLLPVEWVDIDGGITFRYPTNGRRILEHRLQTRQLTMFQFHTLLLAVVEAMDDSRHYMLRTECFLLHEQYIFVGESWDDIALVYVPIQGPRLAASAGEAVLAMAIRWVSVIEEPDGIGLQQVFQHLRGDFVSWERLRQTLLALLGAGYREEMSDGPGRRLADTGFHEGSGTGRQPQSAVNHRAREGINQVDSSHVQRNSAVDAIHADRPEARKTVFASSDKLANTALKDRHEQSLEAALPLTVLTDEQKTEQGSEMSSKAGWMTGAGCILITAVIWRFLYLASPSSFSMLICSGLTLITCAAGLVIFRRLRRPNANTDPYEQVTDEQAWPYEEDGFVPDSMPLNDQVSRQKKQQLHQGGFSNDSTEDRANPSQQQLNWKQSRQQFISIMDEERIQEALPPVSASVGGMSSSMRAAANDATVLLGGGENGKRAEFASFPWLERQSGGQMEQIRLEHAQFIIGRSSEGVHYVDPSSGISRAHLELAGSHGSWSVKDMGSRNGSTLNGDAMVPYKTYALADKDTVQLAGGEGPKYVFRAG
- a CDS encoding type II secretion system F family protein, which gives rise to MIAALAAGVLLTLIWGYAWIISGRANHGRRAAKERWLAEPFLELLQRSGLLDRAQSITAGLHGKLLILNGETWTAGATHRFIAGAVGAGYAAMCAGAWLAVLSGEQTMLCIGLLLGLVIPAAKWKDTAGKVERRKQDILLLLPEVLNKLMLLLGAGETLQRALVRCAERKDGKGQEPLLLELRKVNESIRNGESFAAAMEKFNRRCGVQEVSVFTTTLLLNYRRGGDRLVLSLKELSYSLWEKRKAVARSRGEEASSKLVFPLVGIFFVLMILVASPAILMMRG
- a CDS encoding TIGR01777 family oxidoreductase; its protein translation is MKAAITGGTGYVGRLLTEALLQRGDEVWVISRSSRQQHANHPKLHYMTWSQLNDSPAALEGIDAIVNLAGESINRRWTAEGKEAILQSRLKAAHSVKQLVGSLVQKPVVVNASGISIYGTDGSKINDEWSQVEASDFLASVVEQWEAAADHIPAERLVKLRIGLVLGMKDGAFPKMLLPYRLWAGGRMGSGQQWIPWIHEDDMIRLILFCIDTPSISGPVNACAPEPLTNEDFGRTIGEVMGRPHWFPVPAWLLRTALGELSFLLLEGSRAVPRKALELGFTFRYAILRDALRQLLGRG
- a CDS encoding type II secretion system F family protein, producing MKKQKKGRDWLERLAWPGSSRNPITADGLTHYSSYRLTNRQFAMAACVGGLLVFGAAYLFYRSVAAALLLAGAGIAAPKFYRSSLLDRRKHRLALQFKEALYSIASSLAAGRSVENAFITAQEDLKLLYPGNTTEIVIEFEIIAARLGYGETLEQGLVDFSQRAGIEDITQFTDVFTTCKRTGGDMVEVIRRTSQIIGEKLDVQQEIAVMVAQKRFESRIMMAVPFIFLAFLGLSAPEYMAPLYSGIGYVLLSAALLALGLCYWIMMRIMNIRM
- a CDS encoding TadE/TadG family type IV pilus assembly protein, with protein sequence MVSNRIQALIKKEDGSFTIEASMVFPVIFFALIALLMMSMYTYQMAVIYHAASMTAERTAFRWDNSARDPVSGMGATGRYDGLYWRMTDNGALQTLFSFGGDGSRGGAAYPIGNEAHAAPDSLSDLKLSIEAGRVVSPFQGESRSKGIIEKRIEVKLEQPLTIRPLELLLGHSEPVTIGSASIADPVELIRNVDLVRYYTGKFKGSAGDDTRKQAQLILGGRQVMDHE
- a CDS encoding prepilin peptidase encodes the protein MEGVFAGILAVLFIGTALVSDIRSMIISNKLNIAFFASGIIVHAAMSGLTGGVGALLGAAAGMFPLLLLYLLKGIGAGDVKFFAALGAVIGVGPVLQILMYAILYGGVFGLVMLLINRSFSRRFLFGAMSIVIAESKVQAWETSFANKKALRFPFMIAVVPGALTALYFMLI
- a CDS encoding Flp1 family type IVb pilin, which translates into the protein MKKWNQAVRKFWSNEEGLGTLEVVLIIAVVIILALLFKDWIIGLIQGLMSSADDKANEIFDDK